The Nitrospirota bacterium genome includes a region encoding these proteins:
- the uppP gene encoding undecaprenyl-diphosphatase UppP, with protein sequence MIEALILGIVQGLTEFLPVSSTAHLILFPWFFNWTGELDSLTFDVALHAGTLLSLVICFWKDWIELILRKQKLFMLIVLASVPAGIAGVLLGDLIEHALRNPLVIAVSLVVFGAVMLLAEKMNKTRTVDSLNVKDAVMIGLAQAVALIPGVSRSGITISAGLFRGLEREASARFSFLLSTPIIAGATLLHARKLLKTGADHDMSLFLIGFIAAAISGFAAIKFLLSFLKKHPLNLFAYYRFGLALVIIAGIWLKN encoded by the coding sequence ATGATAGAAGCCTTGATTTTAGGGATTGTGCAGGGTTTGACCGAGTTCCTGCCGGTCAGCAGCACCGCCCATCTCATCCTCTTCCCCTGGTTCTTTAACTGGACAGGAGAACTGGATTCCCTCACCTTTGACGTGGCACTCCATGCAGGGACACTGCTTTCCCTTGTCATCTGCTTCTGGAAGGACTGGATCGAGCTCATCCTCAGGAAACAGAAGCTTTTCATGCTGATCGTGCTGGCATCGGTCCCGGCAGGCATTGCAGGCGTTCTGCTGGGTGATCTCATAGAGCACGCGCTCAGAAACCCCCTTGTTATTGCAGTCTCACTTGTGGTATTCGGCGCGGTCATGTTACTGGCGGAAAAGATGAACAAGACGCGGACCGTTGACAGTCTTAACGTCAAAGACGCAGTTATGATCGGCCTTGCACAGGCTGTTGCCCTGATCCCCGGCGTCTCCCGCTCAGGCATAACCATATCAGCAGGACTGTTCAGAGGACTTGAGCGTGAGGCCTCGGCGCGCTTTTCGTTTCTGCTTTCGACGCCGATCATCGCAGGGGCAACACTGCTCCATGCCCGGAAGCTTCTCAAGACCGGCGCTGACCACGATATGTCGCTCTTCCTGATCGGTTTTATTGCCGCGGCGATCTCCGGATTTGCAGCAATTAAATTTCTCCTGAGCTTCTTAAAGAAACACCCGCTGAATCTCTTTGCCTATTACCGGTTCGGGCTTGCTCTGGTCATCATTGCAGGGATATGGCTAAAAAACTGA
- a CDS encoding DegQ family serine endoprotease: protein MTRTKRNLLYGATLILVGLIIGLGISSNLNLLSNAYTQDTNISKEAIDILSKTGQAMAEVAAAVKPAVVNISSTKTIKISGMQSPFFDDPFFRRFFGDQFGQFERPREHKQSGLGSGVIVDKDGYILTNNHVIRDADEIKVKLSDKREFKGKVIGTDPKTDLAVIKIDSNHLPVLKLGDSDKLKVGETVIAIGNPFGLNQTVTSGIVSATGRANVGIADYEDFIQTDAPINPGNSGGALVNVRGELVGINTAIFSTSGGYQGIGFAIPSSMAKVVMDNLIKKGKVVRGWLGVSIQPVTSDLAKQFDIKDDKGALVGDVVEESPAEKAGMQRGDVIIEFDGKEVPDPASLRNSVAGTPPGKKVTLKIMRDGKMQKMDVAIAELPADMQKMRGEYDNLLKGVMVQGLTPELKRNLDVPKRISGVVVTDIEEGSPAGGLLIQNDVIIEVNRKRINSMKDYEAVVSKIKSGQDILLLVFRNGSTTYLSLSAR from the coding sequence ATGACACGGACAAAACGTAATTTACTCTATGGAGCAACGCTTATACTGGTTGGACTGATTATAGGACTCGGCATATCTTCGAATCTTAACTTGCTCTCAAATGCCTATACCCAGGATACGAACATATCCAAAGAGGCCATAGATATTCTTTCAAAGACAGGACAGGCCATGGCAGAAGTCGCTGCTGCAGTGAAACCGGCAGTGGTCAATATATCTTCGACAAAGACGATAAAAATATCAGGTATGCAATCACCTTTTTTCGATGATCCCTTTTTCAGGAGATTTTTTGGAGACCAATTTGGCCAGTTCGAGAGACCGAGAGAACATAAGCAGTCAGGTCTCGGATCAGGGGTCATCGTAGATAAAGACGGTTATATCCTTACCAATAATCATGTGATCAGGGATGCCGATGAGATCAAGGTGAAATTGTCCGACAAGAGGGAATTCAAGGGAAAGGTCATCGGCACTGACCCGAAAACAGACCTTGCGGTGATCAAGATAGATTCGAACCACCTCCCTGTTTTAAAGCTGGGCGACTCGGATAAGTTGAAGGTTGGAGAAACAGTGATAGCAATCGGCAACCCTTTCGGATTGAACCAGACCGTTACGTCCGGCATTGTGAGCGCAACTGGCAGGGCGAATGTCGGCATTGCTGATTATGAGGATTTCATCCAGACCGATGCCCCTATCAATCCCGGCAACTCGGGCGGAGCGCTTGTGAATGTGAGGGGTGAGCTCGTGGGCATCAATACAGCTATATTCAGCACATCTGGCGGGTATCAGGGAATCGGGTTTGCAATACCAAGCAGCATGGCAAAGGTTGTGATGGACAACCTCATTAAGAAAGGGAAAGTCGTCAGGGGCTGGCTCGGCGTTTCAATTCAACCAGTCACGTCTGACCTTGCGAAGCAGTTCGACATCAAAGATGATAAAGGCGCCCTTGTGGGAGACGTTGTGGAAGAGAGTCCTGCTGAAAAAGCAGGGATGCAGCGCGGAGATGTTATCATAGAGTTCGACGGCAAAGAGGTACCTGACCCTGCGAGCCTGAGAAACAGTGTCGCAGGCACACCTCCGGGCAAGAAAGTAACGTTGAAGATCATGCGTGACGGCAAAATGCAGAAGATGGATGTCGCCATTGCCGAGCTGCCGGCAGACATGCAGAAGATGCGCGGAGAATACGATAACCTTTTAAAAGGGGTCATGGTCCAGGGCCTCACTCCTGAGCTGAAAAGAAATCTCGATGTTCCCAAAAGAATTAGCGGCGTTGTCGTCACAGATATAGAAGAAGGCAGCCCTGCAGGAGGCCTTCTGATACAGAACGATGTCATCATCGAGGTCAACAGAAAAAGGATAAACAGCATGAAGGACTATGAAGCAGTCGTTTCAAAAATAAAGTCCGGGCAGGATATCCTGCTGCTTGTCTTCAGAAACGGATCAACAACTTATTTATCGCTCTCGGCGCGATAG
- a CDS encoding response regulator: protein MHKIMVVDDDDSIRKLMIELLKIKFRDPQVKIIEAANGEEAAQAFSNDVDLVITDYMMPKMDGLKLAAWLRDNAPQTRIILATGSLFGHEIPANVNIDDFIMKPFGPKDFLSCVSKLLENKRGE from the coding sequence ATGCATAAGATTATGGTAGTAGATGATGATGATAGTATCAGAAAGTTAATGATTGAACTGCTAAAGATCAAATTCCGTGACCCTCAGGTAAAGATTATTGAGGCAGCAAATGGAGAAGAAGCAGCACAAGCCTTCTCCAACGATGTTGACTTAGTTATAACTGATTATATGATGCCCAAGATGGATGGACTTAAATTAGCCGCATGGTTAAGGGATAATGCCCCCCAGACAAGGATTATCTTAGCAACGGGCAGTCTGTTTGGGCATGAGATTCCTGCTAATGTAAATATTGATGATTTCATAATGAAGCCATTTGGTCCTAAGGACTTCCTAAGTTGCGTATCAAAACTGCTAGAAAATAAACGAGGAGAATAG
- a CDS encoding Hsp20/alpha crystallin family protein → MAIRNLVPFGKKDVPVKREDEHPFSLLRREMDSLFDNFFRGFDLEPFESRMGAFNPKVDVTENDKEIKISAELPGLEEKDIDVSLQKDMLTIKGEKKEEKEDKGKDYYRMERSYGSFSRTIPLPVEVETDKVEAKFKKGVLSITLPKTAKAVAETKKIAVKAE, encoded by the coding sequence ATGGCAATCAGAAACCTTGTTCCATTCGGAAAGAAAGATGTTCCGGTAAAGCGGGAAGATGAGCACCCATTTTCTCTTCTGAGGAGGGAGATGGATTCGCTTTTCGACAACTTCTTTCGCGGTTTTGATCTTGAGCCTTTTGAAAGCCGCATGGGAGCATTCAATCCAAAGGTCGATGTGACCGAAAACGACAAGGAGATAAAGATATCAGCAGAGCTTCCGGGCCTGGAAGAAAAGGACATAGATGTATCGCTCCAGAAAGACATGCTTACGATCAAGGGCGAGAAGAAGGAAGAAAAAGAGGACAAGGGCAAGGACTATTACAGGATGGAACGCTCCTACGGCTCTTTCAGCAGGACCATACCGCTGCCTGTTGAGGTGGAGACCGACAAGGTCGAGGCCAAGTTCAAAAAAGGAGTGCTCAGCATAACACTTCCCAAGACGGCAAAGGCAGTTGCAGAAACAAAGAAGATCGCGGTAAAAGCTGAATAA
- a CDS encoding Hsp20/alpha crystallin family protein, protein MAETAGEMQKKEAETPETGERTRACRIYSPQVDIIERQEEIVVIADMPGVDEKSVDITLEKNVLTIYGKVDFEAPKDHRPVLSEYGIGDYQRVFTLSDEIDRDKIQASVKNGVIKLVMPKAQSAKTRKIPIKAEGIGGMMNLKLSNA, encoded by the coding sequence ATGGCTGAAACAGCAGGAGAGATGCAGAAGAAAGAGGCTGAGACTCCGGAGACAGGAGAGCGCACAAGGGCATGCCGGATATATTCACCGCAGGTGGATATTATCGAGCGGCAGGAGGAGATTGTGGTCATTGCCGACATGCCGGGGGTTGATGAGAAGTCGGTTGACATAACGCTTGAGAAGAATGTCCTTACCATCTACGGAAAAGTGGACTTTGAAGCGCCCAAAGATCACAGGCCTGTCCTGTCGGAATACGGCATAGGAGATTACCAGCGGGTCTTTACCCTGTCTGATGAGATTGACAGGGACAAGATTCAGGCATCAGTAAAGAACGGTGTTATAAAGCTCGTCATGCCGAAGGCACAGTCGGCCAAAACAAGGAAAATACCGATCAAGGCTGAAGGCATAGGCGGGATGATGAATCTCAAACTAAGCAACGCATAA
- a CDS encoding Hsp20/alpha crystallin family protein, with product MLWSDRVFDAMRELEGMGRALRRFDLPSTVEFPATNVWVSDDEAVVTTEIPGIDPDALEISVVKDSLTLRGSRQAEEMKEGETYHRRERWNGQFTKTLRLPFAVDSGKVEARFSKGVLAIVLPRAEAEKPRKISVKSE from the coding sequence ATGTTATGGTCTGACCGGGTTTTTGACGCAATGCGTGAGCTTGAAGGCATGGGGCGAGCACTTAGGCGGTTTGATCTGCCGTCAACTGTCGAATTTCCTGCAACAAATGTCTGGGTGTCTGATGACGAGGCAGTGGTAACAACAGAGATACCGGGAATTGATCCTGATGCCCTTGAAATTTCTGTTGTTAAGGATTCCCTGACACTGCGCGGCTCACGCCAGGCAGAAGAAATGAAGGAAGGTGAGACGTACCACCGGCGGGAACGGTGGAACGGACAATTCACCAAGACCCTCCGTTTGCCTTTTGCTGTTGATTCCGGCAAGGTCGAAGCGCGGTTTTCAAAAGGGGTCTTGGCAATCGTCCTTCCGAGGGCAGAAGCGGAAAAACCGAGGAAAATTTCAGTCAAGTCTGAATAG
- a CDS encoding ATP-binding protein: protein MYKRPLYEILLKRLSQKRQFMQVLAGPRQTGKTTLARQVIDGLGIPSHYSTADAPVVKGPSWIEQQWETGRAGTRKDKWKQPALLVLDEIQKISGWSETVKKLWDEDSHSRLPLQVIILGSSQLLLQRGLTESLAGRFEVLPVPHWSFGEIKEAFGWNIDQYIYYGGYPGAAMLITEPDRWRSYVMDSLIETTVSRDILQMIRVDKPALLRRLFELACSYSGQALSYQKMLGQLQDAGNTTTLAHYLDLLNGAGMVTGLQKYAGERVRQRGSSPKLQVLNTALMTAQSHYTLKQAQQDTEHWGRLVESAIGATLANSLLRRAELFYWAGKNREVDFVLRRGKKLVAIEVKSGRKKQALPGIEAFSKEFPVTKKLLVGTGGIIIEDFLLTPPEAWLE, encoded by the coding sequence ATGTACAAGAGACCACTCTACGAAATCCTATTGAAAAGGCTTTCCCAAAAAAGGCAGTTTATGCAGGTGCTTGCAGGCCCGCGCCAGACAGGAAAGACAACGCTGGCAAGGCAGGTTATAGATGGTCTCGGCATCCCATCCCATTATTCCACAGCAGACGCACCGGTTGTAAAAGGCCCTTCCTGGATCGAGCAGCAGTGGGAGACAGGCCGTGCAGGGACAAGAAAGGACAAATGGAAACAACCGGCCCTTCTCGTGCTCGACGAGATTCAAAAGATAAGCGGCTGGTCAGAGACAGTAAAGAAGCTATGGGACGAAGATTCGCATAGTCGGCTGCCGCTTCAGGTGATAATCCTCGGCTCCTCACAGCTCCTCTTACAGCGGGGATTGACCGAAAGCCTTGCCGGACGGTTTGAGGTATTACCTGTCCCTCACTGGTCCTTTGGAGAGATAAAAGAAGCCTTTGGCTGGAATATCGATCAGTATATCTATTATGGAGGATATCCTGGAGCCGCAATGCTGATAACGGAACCTGACCGCTGGCGCTCGTATGTCATGGATTCGCTCATAGAAACAACCGTATCAAGAGACATCCTTCAGATGATACGGGTAGACAAGCCTGCACTCCTGAGACGGCTCTTCGAGCTTGCCTGTTCGTATTCAGGCCAAGCGCTTTCATACCAGAAAATGTTAGGCCAGCTTCAGGATGCCGGAAATACAACTACACTCGCACACTATCTTGACCTGCTCAACGGAGCAGGGATGGTAACAGGGCTTCAGAAATACGCCGGGGAGCGTGTTCGCCAGAGAGGCTCCAGCCCGAAACTGCAGGTGCTAAATACAGCGCTCATGACTGCTCAGTCGCACTATACACTTAAACAAGCTCAGCAGGACACTGAACATTGGGGAAGGTTGGTGGAATCGGCTATAGGGGCTACCCTTGCCAACAGCCTCCTCAGGAGGGCTGAGCTCTTCTACTGGGCAGGGAAAAACAGAGAAGTAGATTTTGTATTGCGACGGGGAAAGAAACTGGTTGCAATTGAGGTGAAAAGTGGACGAAAAAAACAGGCCCTCCCAGGTATTGAAGCTTTTTCAAAAGAGTTCCCTGTAACAAAGAAACTGCTGGTAGGGACGGGCGGCATCATAATTGAGGATTTTCTTCTGACACCGCCAGAGGCCTGGCTGGAATGA